From Chiroxiphia lanceolata isolate bChiLan1 chromosome 11, bChiLan1.pri, whole genome shotgun sequence, the proteins below share one genomic window:
- the CAV3 gene encoding caveolin-3: MAEERTELEERIIIKDQHTKEIDLVNRDPKHINEDVVKVDFEDVIAEPVGTYSFDGVWKASYTTFTVSKYWCYRLLSAVLGIPLAVVWGFLFALISFCHIWAVVPCIKSYLIEIQCVSRIYSLCIHTFCDPFFEALSKICSNIRVALRKEI, encoded by the exons ATGGCAGAGGAACGGACCGAGCTGGAGGAGCGGATCATCATCAAGGACCAGCACACCAAGGAGATCGACCTGGTGAACAGAGACCCCAAGCACATCAACGAGGACGTGGTGAAG GTGGATTTTGAGGATGTGATAGCTGAGCCTGTGGGAACATACAGCTTCGATGGCGTCTGGAAAGCCAGCTACACCACCTTCACCGTCAGCAAGTACTGGTGCTACCGGTTGCTCTCTGCCGTCCTGGGAATCCCCCTGGCCGTCGTCTGGGGCTTCCTCTTTGCCCTCATCTCCTTCTGCCACATCTGGGCAGTGGTGCCCTGCATCAAGAGCTACCTGATAGAGATCCAGTGCGTCAGCCGGATCTACTCCCTCTGCATCCACACCTTCTGCGACCCGTTCTTTGAGGCGCTCTCCAAGATCTGCAGCAACATCCGAGTTGCTCTCCGGAAGGAGATTTAG
- the OXTR gene encoding oxytocin receptor, whose translation MEKLYLVGSSAWTINSSLGNGSLRLENLSAGRNSTTDPLKRNEDMAKVEVTVLCLILFLALTGNLCVLLAIHTTRHKHSRMYFFMKHLSIADLVVAIFQVLPQLIWDITFRFYGPDFLCRLIKYLQVVGMFASTYMLLLMSLDRCLAICQPLRSLHRRADRVSVLLTWLLCLLVSIPQIHIFSLRDVGNGVYDCWADFIQPWGPKAYVTWITLMVYIIPVLMLSVCYGLISFKIWQNVKLKTAHGPRVGLGSGSCSGMVFARVSSTRLISKAKIRTVKMTFIIVLAFIVCWTPFFFVQMWSVWDTNAPQEASPFIIAMLLASLNSCCNPWIYMLYTGHLFHDLMRRFLCCSTRYLKSQPACDLSKKSNSSSFVLSCRSTSQRSFAHPSTT comes from the exons ATGGAGAAGCTGTACCTGGTGGGGAGCAGCGCCTGGACCATCAACAGCTCCCTGGGGAACGGCAGCCTCCGGCTGGAGAACCTGAGCGCCGGCAGGAACAGCACCACCGACCCCCTGAAGAGGAACGAGGACATGGCCAAGGTGGAGGTGACGGTCCTGTGCCTCATCCTGTTCCTTGCCCTGACCGGCaacctgtgtgtgctgctggccATCCACACCACCCGCCACAAGCACTCCCGCATGTACTTCTTCATGAAGCACCTGAGCATCGCTGACCTGGTTGTGGCCATCTTCCAGGTGCTGCCCCAGCTCATCTGGGACATCACCTTCAGGTTCTACGGGCCAGATTTCCTCTGCCGCTTGATCAAGTACTTGCAGGTAGTGGGGATGTTTGCTTCCACCTACATGCTCCTGCTGATGTCCCTGGACCGGTGCTTGGCCATCTGTCAACCACTGAGGTCCCTGCACAGGAGAGCTGACCGGGTCTCTGTCCTCCTCACctggctgctgtgcctgctggtcAGCATCCCTCAGATCCACATATTTTCTCTCAGGGATGTGGGGAATGGGGTTTATGACTGTTGGGCAGATTtcatccagccctggggaccgAAAGCCTATGTCACTTGGATCACCCTCATGGTCTACATCATCCCTGTGTTGATGCTGAGTGTCTGCTACGGCTTAATCAGCTTCAAAATCTGGCAGAACGTGAAGCTTAAGACGGCTCATGGGCCCAGAGTGGGTCTGGGCTCAGGCTCCTGCAGTGGGATGGTGTTTGCCAGGGTCAGCAGCACCAGGCTCATCTCCAAAGCCAAGATCCGGACAGTCAAAATGACCTTTATCATCGTGCTGGCATTCATAGTGTGCTGGACTCCCTTCTTCTTCGTGCAGATGTGGTCTGTGTGGGACACCAACGCTCCGCAGGAAG cctccccGTTCATCATCGCCATGCTCCTGGCCAGCCTCAACAGCTGCTGCAACCCCTGGATCTACATGCTCTACACCGGCCACCTCTTCCACGACCTGATGCGGCgcttcctctgctgctccacGCGCTACCTGAAGTCGCAGCCGGCGTGTGACCTGAGCAAGAAGAGCAACTCCTCCTCCTTCGtcctcagctgcaggagcacGAGCCAGAGGAGCTTCGCTCACCCATCCACGACATGA